The following coding sequences lie in one Spirochaetaceae bacterium genomic window:
- a CDS encoding ATP-binding protein: MLKRLSVRTFKSLADVHVELGLVNVFIGANGSGKSNLLEALGVLSAAADGKVDDQSLFARGVRPGVPRLYKSAFPAKPDTRIPPHISFGAQAPAAEYRVTLHNPLNDPAPAWKFKTEYWEDNGGRLVGRSSATKKTTNPERGLAALRAAEVTHGDALDLLKLLQGYAIYCPTTPVLRGVVPESQPRQPVGLSGGYLPRAVLDLLKQRRHDEHSQRICRETLEMVDWAATFGAGPAERIPLSPAAASSDSVIRFRDRFMQKDRNVLSGYDASEGALYALFLAVIAGHEESPSLCAVDNADHGLNPRLARSLMEHLCAWYLEADEPRQILLTTHNPLVLDGLPLQDDRVRLFTVARTGSGRTSVRRVEVTDGLLEKAEQGWSLSRLWVMGHLGGVPDV; encoded by the coding sequence ATGCTGAAGCGCCTATCTGTCAGAACATTCAAGTCGCTTGCCGACGTGCACGTTGAACTTGGACTGGTCAACGTATTCATTGGCGCCAACGGCAGCGGCAAGAGCAATTTGCTGGAGGCCCTGGGGGTACTCTCCGCGGCGGCAGACGGCAAGGTCGACGATCAGAGTCTTTTTGCGCGCGGTGTACGCCCCGGTGTACCGCGGTTGTACAAGTCGGCGTTCCCGGCAAAACCGGACACCAGGATCCCCCCTCACATCTCCTTTGGCGCACAAGCGCCAGCGGCGGAGTATCGAGTCACCCTGCACAATCCGCTGAACGACCCTGCCCCGGCCTGGAAATTCAAGACAGAGTACTGGGAAGACAACGGCGGACGTCTGGTTGGACGTTCTTCGGCGACGAAGAAGACAACCAATCCGGAACGCGGGTTGGCCGCGCTAAGAGCCGCCGAAGTCACCCACGGGGACGCACTTGACCTTCTGAAGTTGCTGCAGGGGTACGCCATATATTGCCCGACTACTCCGGTCTTGCGTGGTGTCGTTCCCGAGTCTCAGCCCCGACAACCGGTGGGGCTGTCCGGAGGCTATCTTCCCCGAGCGGTTTTGGACTTGCTCAAACAGCGTCGGCATGACGAACACAGCCAGAGAATCTGTCGTGAAACGCTTGAGATGGTCGATTGGGCAGCTACTTTCGGCGCGGGGCCGGCAGAAAGAATCCCACTCTCACCGGCAGCAGCATCATCCGATTCCGTGATTCGGTTTCGCGATCGGTTCATGCAAAAGGACCGGAACGTCCTGTCTGGTTACGATGCTTCCGAGGGAGCCTTGTACGCGCTGTTTCTCGCCGTGATTGCCGGACACGAAGAGAGTCCGTCGCTGTGCGCCGTGGACAACGCGGATCACGGGCTGAATCCCCGATTGGCTCGGTCTTTGATGGAGCATCTTTGCGCGTGGTACTTGGAGGCCGACGAGCCGCGCCAGATACTGTTGACGACCCACAACCCACTCGTGCTGGACGGGCTGCCGTTGCAGGATGACCGGGTACGGCTGTTTACGGTTGCGCGGACCGGTTCGGGTCGCACTTCCGTTCGACGCGTGGAGGTCACTGATGGCCTCCTCGAAAAAGCGGAGCAGGGCTGGTCATTGTCCCGACTGTGGGTAATGGGCCATCTTGGCGGCGTGCCGGATGTCTGA
- the cbiB gene encoding adenosylcobinamide-phosphate synthase CbiB, translated as MTDPWAAALLSVPVPLDALVLGLALLIDLVWGEPPVRIHPTVLIGRTIGAAERRAPAADAAPAVQLAYGALMAAAIPAAWGALAWAVSAGLRELHPLLYLVAAGVLLKTTFSVRMLAREAARIGNLLAAGDLAAARRRMPALVSRETGAMTASQAAGGAIESVAENSTDSVVGPLLAFALFGLPGAVVYRAVNTLDSMIGYHGRYEYLGKAAARLDDLVNLVPARLAAALLWCASALLPAMHAARSWRVTWGHRRRTASPNAGWTIAAMAGALNVTLAKPGHYRIGEPAPAPDSRHIHQANRALYCAALLAAALAGAVIVLAGTPGRAT; from the coding sequence ATGACCGATCCGTGGGCCGCAGCGCTGCTGTCGGTGCCGGTACCGCTCGATGCGCTGGTGCTGGGGCTGGCGCTGCTGATCGACTTGGTGTGGGGGGAGCCGCCGGTGCGTATCCATCCGACGGTGCTGATCGGCAGGACGATCGGGGCGGCTGAACGGCGCGCTCCGGCGGCGGATGCGGCGCCGGCGGTGCAGCTCGCCTACGGGGCGCTGATGGCGGCGGCGATTCCGGCCGCGTGGGGCGCGCTGGCCTGGGCGGTGAGCGCCGGCTTGCGCGAGCTGCACCCGCTGCTCTACCTGGTGGCGGCGGGGGTGCTGCTGAAGACCACCTTCTCGGTTCGCATGCTGGCGCGCGAGGCGGCGCGGATCGGGAACCTGCTGGCGGCCGGCGACCTGGCGGCGGCGCGGCGACGGATGCCGGCGCTGGTGAGCCGCGAGACGGGCGCGATGACCGCTTCGCAGGCGGCGGGCGGGGCGATCGAGTCGGTCGCGGAAAACAGCACCGACAGCGTGGTGGGTCCGCTGCTCGCCTTCGCGCTGTTCGGACTGCCCGGCGCCGTCGTGTACCGCGCCGTGAATACATTGGACAGCATGATTGGCTATCACGGACGCTACGAGTACCTCGGCAAGGCCGCCGCCCGGCTGGACGACCTCGTGAACCTGGTCCCGGCCCGGCTCGCCGCCGCGCTGCTGTGGTGTGCGTCGGCCCTCCTGCCGGCGATGCACGCCGCCCGCTCCTGGCGCGTCACCTGGGGACACCGGCGCAGAACGGCGTCGCCCAACGCCGGCTGGACGATCGCCGCGATGGCCGGCGCGCTGAACGTGACCCTGGCAAAGCCGGGCCACTACCGGATCGGCGAGCCCGCACCAGCGCCGGACAGCCGCCACATCCACCAAGCCAACCGGGCACTGTACTGCGCGGCACTGCTCGCCGCGGCGTTGGCAGGTGCGGTGATCGTGCTGGCCGGCACTCCGGGCCGGGCAACGTAG
- a CDS encoding aminotransferase class I/II-fold pyridoxal phosphate-dependent enzyme, with protein sequence MCTLGAERGARGFRWHAGTAAALMAAERPALAFVCNPNNPTGATLAPAEIEALADAAAAAGTLLVVDEAYHPLSTGHAGGGAVALAAAGESVVALRSMTKDYALAGLRLGYAVAGARVIGRLQALQPDWSVNALAQAAGQAALADRGYPERARAAVAEARAYVQRRLGGLGIRCYPSTTNFVLARVGDAAGLRGSLARGGLFVRDCTSFGLPDCIRIGLRPVADCARLLDALAARRGGATPRP encoded by the coding sequence GTGTGCACCCTGGGAGCCGAGCGCGGCGCACGCGGCTTCCGTTGGCACGCCGGCACCGCGGCGGCGCTCATGGCCGCCGAGCGGCCCGCCCTGGCGTTCGTGTGCAACCCCAACAACCCCACCGGAGCAACCCTGGCGCCGGCGGAGATCGAGGCGCTGGCCGACGCCGCGGCCGCGGCCGGAACCCTGCTGGTGGTCGACGAGGCGTACCACCCGCTGTCCACCGGCCATGCCGGCGGCGGCGCGGTCGCCCTGGCCGCGGCCGGCGAGTCGGTGGTGGCGCTGCGCTCCATGACCAAGGACTACGCCCTGGCCGGTCTGCGGCTGGGCTACGCGGTGGCGGGGGCACGGGTGATTGGCCGCCTGCAGGCGCTGCAGCCCGACTGGAGCGTGAATGCCTTGGCGCAGGCCGCCGGGCAGGCCGCCCTCGCCGACCGGGGCTACCCGGAGCGCGCACGGGCGGCCGTGGCCGAGGCGCGGGCGTACGTGCAGCGCCGCCTCGGCGGGCTGGGCATCCGGTGCTATCCAAGCACGACAAACTTCGTGCTGGCCCGGGTCGGCGACGCCGCAGGCCTGCGCGGGTCGCTGGCGCGCGGGGGCCTGTTCGTGCGCGACTGCACCTCGTTCGGCCTGCCGGACTGCATCCGCATCGGCCTGCGCCCGGTCGCCGACTGCGCCCGCCTGCTCGACGCCCTGGCCGCCCGGCGAGGCGGAGCAACGCCTCGGCCATAG
- a CDS encoding nucleotidyl transferase AbiEii/AbiGii toxin family protein, which produces MLSDVLQARIREYAPANAIEQENVLAELMQHYVLASLSRSGLFSSAMFHGGTCLRICHGMNRFSEDLDFLLKQPDRELAWQPHLMRIATDCESEGLRIEIQDKNQAVGAVRKAFVKTDSIGSVVTLDLPFERVSSKKIRIKLEIDINPPRGSSFETSYLSFPTTAPITTQTLSSGFGTKAHALLCRRYVKGRDWYDFLWYVARRTVPNLALLGDALHQQGPWQGERFEVSSEWLLRALRERIDRIDWKLARDDVRRFLPLSEQRGLDSWTADLFLHHVERMAAYLAVERL; this is translated from the coding sequence TTGCTGAGTGACGTCCTGCAGGCGCGCATCCGCGAGTACGCCCCGGCGAACGCCATCGAGCAGGAAAACGTGCTCGCGGAGCTGATGCAGCACTACGTACTGGCGAGCCTGTCGAGGTCGGGCCTGTTCTCCTCGGCCATGTTCCATGGCGGAACCTGCCTGCGCATCTGCCACGGCATGAACCGGTTCTCGGAAGATCTCGATTTCCTGCTGAAGCAACCCGACCGGGAGTTAGCGTGGCAGCCGCACCTGATGCGCATCGCGACGGATTGCGAATCAGAAGGGTTGCGGATCGAGATTCAGGACAAGAACCAGGCCGTGGGCGCCGTGCGCAAGGCGTTCGTCAAGACGGATTCCATCGGCAGCGTCGTGACACTGGACCTCCCGTTCGAGCGCGTCAGCTCGAAGAAGATCCGCATCAAGCTCGAGATCGACATCAACCCGCCGCGGGGATCGTCGTTCGAGACCTCGTACCTGTCGTTTCCGACCACGGCGCCGATCACGACGCAGACCCTGTCCTCCGGGTTCGGGACCAAGGCGCACGCCCTGCTGTGCCGCCGCTACGTCAAGGGACGCGACTGGTACGATTTTCTCTGGTACGTCGCACGCCGGACGGTCCCCAATCTGGCTTTGCTCGGCGACGCGTTGCATCAACAGGGTCCGTGGCAAGGTGAACGCTTCGAGGTGTCGAGCGAGTGGCTGCTGCGGGCGTTGCGAGAGAGGATCGACCGTATCGACTGGAAGCTGGCGCGCGACGACGTGCGGCGGTTTCTGCCGCTGAGTGAACAGCGCGGCCTCGACTCGTGGACCGCGGACCTGTTTCTCCACCACGTCGAGCGCATGGCTGCGTACCTGGCCGTGGAGCGTCTGTAG
- a CDS encoding leucine-rich repeat domain-containing protein, whose product MNGADTISMVSVARRLLGPFVVLGMTLALAGCGSDEKDDGVSIPDEALERVVRQTIGKFEGAITAADLESITSLTTSSLGAMDLTGLEHATNLATLEFHHTQVDLSFLARFPNLTRLRIEEARLTDISELAALTGLTHLNLKRNEISDISALASLTNLTTLNLRWNRISDISALASLTSLTELDLARNEISDISPLAGLTSLTELMLPQNQISDVSALVENAGLSEGDTINLAQNQLDEEAASAAIKQLEERGVKVEFVRQHQY is encoded by the coding sequence ATGAACGGCGCGGACACGATTTCGATGGTATCGGTGGCGAGGAGATTGCTGGGACCGTTCGTTGTCCTGGGGATGACGCTCGCGCTTGCCGGCTGCGGCTCCGACGAGAAGGATGACGGGGTGAGCATTCCCGACGAGGCCCTGGAGCGCGTCGTCAGGCAGACGATCGGCAAGTTCGAGGGGGCCATCACCGCCGCCGACCTGGAGTCGATCACCTCGCTCACCACCTCCTCCCTGGGAGCCATGGACCTGACCGGGCTGGAGCATGCCACCAACCTCGCCACGCTCGAGTTCCACCACACCCAGGTAGACCTGTCGTTTCTGGCCCGCTTCCCCAACCTGACCAGGCTGCGGATCGAGGAGGCCCGGCTGACCGACATCTCGGAGCTGGCCGCCCTGACCGGTCTGACCCACCTCAACCTGAAGCGGAACGAAATCAGCGACATCTCGGCGCTCGCTTCCCTCACCAACCTCACCACGCTCAACCTGCGCTGGAACCGGATCAGCGACATCTCGGCGCTGGCCTCCCTGACCAGCCTCACCGAGCTCGACCTCGCGCGCAACGAGATCAGCGACATCTCGCCGCTCGCCGGCCTGACCAGCCTGACCGAACTGATGCTGCCGCAGAACCAGATCAGCGATGTCTCGGCCCTGGTGGAAAACGCCGGCCTGTCCGAGGGGGACACGATCAACCTGGCGCAGAACCAGCTCGACGAGGAGGCGGCGAGCGCCGCCATCAAGCAGCTCGAAGAGCGAGGCGTCAAGGTCGAATTCGTCCGCCAACACCAATACTAG
- a CDS encoding ABC transporter permease has translation MSRATDTSTSAPRAEPRRRNAFAEFFVRLWREKPLGSACGIVVLVLILVAIFADALAPYPSFEVHPVDRLSGATLRYLLGTDQLGRDLLSRLIYGARLSLFVGLTATALNVAVAVLIGVTSGFFGGKLDLFVQRFVDAWMAFPGLLILLTVMSIAGKGLLQIILVLGISGGIGGSRITRSAVIAVKESAFFQAADAIGCSKWTVLVRHVLPNIAAPVIVIFSINIGGVIISEASLSFLGFGLPVHVPSWGGMLSREGRVYMEMAPWLAIWPGVCLTIVVYSLNMFGDAVRDLLDPRLKGGTGSFGAGA, from the coding sequence ATGAGCCGCGCCACGGATACATCTACATCAGCGCCGCGGGCGGAGCCGCGGCGGCGCAACGCGTTCGCGGAGTTCTTCGTCAGGCTGTGGCGGGAGAAGCCGCTCGGCAGCGCCTGCGGCATCGTGGTGCTGGTGCTGATCCTGGTGGCGATCTTCGCCGACGCGCTGGCGCCCTATCCGTCGTTCGAGGTGCACCCGGTGGACCGGCTCAGCGGCGCGACGCTGCGCTACCTGCTGGGTACCGACCAGTTGGGGCGCGACCTGTTGAGCCGCCTGATCTACGGGGCGCGGCTGTCGCTGTTCGTCGGGCTGACGGCGACCGCGCTGAACGTGGCGGTGGCGGTGCTGATCGGGGTCACCTCGGGATTCTTCGGCGGCAAGCTGGACCTCTTCGTGCAGCGGTTCGTGGATGCCTGGATGGCGTTTCCCGGGCTGCTGATCCTGCTCACCGTCATGTCGATCGCCGGCAAGGGGTTGCTGCAGATCATCCTGGTGCTGGGCATATCGGGCGGCATCGGCGGCTCGCGCATCACCCGCAGCGCCGTGATCGCGGTCAAGGAGAGCGCCTTCTTTCAGGCCGCCGACGCGATCGGCTGCTCGAAGTGGACGGTGCTGGTGCGCCACGTGCTGCCCAACATCGCGGCGCCGGTGATCGTGATCTTCAGCATCAACATCGGCGGAGTGATTATCTCCGAGGCGTCGTTGAGCTTCCTGGGGTTCGGCCTGCCGGTGCACGTGCCGAGCTGGGGTGGCATGCTGAGCCGCGAGGGCCGGGTGTACATGGAAATGGCGCCGTGGCTGGCCATCTGGCCGGGGGTGTGCCTGACCATCGTGGTGTACAGCCTCAACATGTTCGGCGACGCCGTCCGCGACCTGCTCGACCCCCGCCTCAAGGGCGGCACCGGCAGCTTCGGCGCCGGCGCCTGA
- a CDS encoding ABC transporter permease, producing MRAYVIRRLLLLIPTLWIVSVIVFLLVRFLPGDVLDLIESQFEAMNMQIDREAFMRMLGLDVPVHVQYGRWMEGILLRGTLGKSLFGDFAVEERILAALPVTLQLGVISLVIAQVIALPVGIYSAMRQDTAADYAGRTIAVIGLATPNFWLGIMVMIFPAIWWGWSPPMEWVRFAKDPAGNIAMFIIPSLILGTALSATTMRMTRTMMLEVLRQDYVRTAWSKGLKEQAVVVRHALKNAFIPIVTLIGAQLPILVGGSVIMENIFNLPGLGRLTVTALTSRDYPLVSGVNLFFAAAVMLNNLVIDLVYAFLDPRVRYS from the coding sequence GTGAGAGCCTATGTCATCAGGCGGTTGCTGCTGCTGATCCCGACGCTGTGGATCGTGAGCGTCATCGTCTTTCTGCTGGTCCGGTTCCTGCCGGGCGACGTGCTGGACCTGATCGAGTCGCAGTTCGAAGCCATGAACATGCAGATCGACCGTGAGGCGTTCATGCGCATGCTGGGCCTGGACGTGCCGGTGCACGTGCAGTATGGGCGCTGGATGGAGGGCATCCTGCTGCGCGGCACCCTCGGCAAGTCGCTGTTCGGCGACTTCGCGGTGGAGGAGCGCATCCTTGCCGCGCTGCCGGTGACCCTGCAGCTCGGCGTGATCTCGCTGGTGATCGCGCAGGTGATCGCGCTGCCGGTCGGCATCTACTCGGCGATGCGGCAGGACACGGCCGCCGACTACGCGGGCCGCACCATCGCCGTGATCGGCCTGGCCACGCCCAACTTCTGGCTCGGCATCATGGTGATGATCTTCCCGGCGATCTGGTGGGGCTGGTCGCCGCCGATGGAGTGGGTCCGGTTCGCCAAGGATCCGGCCGGGAACATCGCCATGTTCATCATCCCGAGCCTGATCCTGGGCACGGCGCTGTCGGCGACCACCATGCGCATGACGCGCACCATGATGCTGGAGGTGCTGCGCCAGGACTACGTCAGGACCGCCTGGTCCAAGGGGCTGAAGGAGCAGGCGGTGGTGGTGCGCCACGCGCTCAAGAACGCGTTCATTCCGATCGTCACCCTGATCGGCGCGCAGTTGCCGATCCTGGTGGGCGGCTCGGTGATCATGGAGAACATCTTCAACCTGCCGGGGCTCGGGCGCCTGACCGTGACCGCGCTGACCAGCCGCGACTACCCGCTGGTGTCGGGCGTCAACCTGTTCTTCGCCGCCGCCGTCATGCTGAACAATCTCGTCATCGACCTGGTGTACGCGTTCCTGGACCCGCGCGTGCGGTACAGTTAG
- a CDS encoding ABC transporter substrate-binding protein encodes MRFATYRTCGTWLAVLAGLVLAATGLWAAAEGEQPATRADKEYVTDPVTGKTVVAPQYGGTITQVLKHNVDRDTDPYSGGPGSLYITSGVLEKLAMVDWAIDRNVYPFLTGYMAPLYALTGAVAESWEQPDPTTYVFNIRSGIHWHDKPPVNGRELTAADAEYSFQRILGNKLSGTEFSDAEPSPGGGSLVALPWESVQATDERTLVMKLTEPRLIALGVILDWYSMAIHPREVIDEHGDMADWRTLVGTGPYMITDIVPQVSITWTRNPNHWRNDEKYPENQLPYIDEMKGLEINEVATMLAGLRSGKIDFVGWPGASQLNSIDQAVSLQETNPELVIHTWSERSNASTRMNQREGSPFTDIRVRRAMQLAMDLEAMNDSYFRGYADTIPRGLVGREFQDYMTPFEEWPDELKQYYRYDPEMAEELLDEAGYPRGADGTRFSAIYIHFPRFDVSWPELQAAYWREVGVEVIIETPTDAEHSARSASGDFHLSMTVAGVKADPLWQMSAYRGGIGGNRAGVDDAQFNEWYDAAFASNSLDEAYELVKKMDYRIVEQHWQLWGPLAPAFTVHQPWVIGYNAEGGFGGMQNMVVFSRLWIDQELKTEMGH; translated from the coding sequence ATGAGATTCGCAACGTACCGGACGTGCGGAACGTGGCTGGCCGTGCTGGCCGGTCTCGTTCTTGCCGCGACCGGCCTGTGGGCGGCTGCCGAGGGAGAGCAGCCGGCGACCCGGGCCGACAAGGAGTACGTGACCGACCCGGTCACCGGCAAGACGGTGGTCGCGCCGCAGTACGGCGGCACCATCACCCAGGTCCTGAAGCACAACGTCGACCGCGACACCGACCCCTACAGCGGCGGCCCCGGCTCGCTCTACATCACCAGTGGCGTGCTGGAGAAGCTGGCCATGGTGGACTGGGCGATCGATCGCAACGTCTATCCCTTTCTGACCGGCTACATGGCGCCTCTGTACGCCCTGACCGGGGCGGTGGCGGAAAGCTGGGAACAGCCTGACCCCACGACCTACGTCTTCAACATCCGCTCGGGCATCCACTGGCATGACAAGCCGCCGGTGAACGGGCGCGAACTGACCGCCGCCGATGCGGAGTACTCCTTTCAACGCATCTTGGGAAACAAGCTGTCCGGGACCGAGTTCAGTGACGCGGAGCCTTCCCCCGGCGGCGGCAGCCTGGTAGCGCTGCCTTGGGAATCGGTTCAGGCCACCGACGAGCGGACACTGGTCATGAAGCTGACCGAGCCGCGGCTCATCGCCCTGGGGGTGATCCTGGACTGGTACAGCATGGCGATCCATCCGCGCGAGGTGATCGACGAGCACGGCGACATGGCGGATTGGCGCACCCTGGTGGGAACCGGGCCCTACATGATCACGGACATCGTTCCGCAAGTGTCGATAACCTGGACCAGGAATCCCAACCACTGGCGCAACGACGAGAAATACCCCGAGAACCAGTTGCCCTACATCGACGAGATGAAGGGCCTTGAGATAAATGAAGTGGCCACCATGCTGGCGGGCCTGCGTTCCGGCAAGATCGACTTCGTCGGCTGGCCGGGCGCCTCGCAGTTGAACTCGATCGACCAGGCGGTGAGCCTGCAAGAGACCAACCCCGAGCTGGTGATACACACGTGGTCGGAGCGGTCGAATGCCAGCACCCGCATGAACCAGCGGGAGGGGAGCCCCTTTACCGACATCCGGGTGCGCCGCGCGATGCAGTTGGCGATGGACCTCGAAGCGATGAACGATTCCTACTTCAGGGGCTATGCCGACACGATTCCGCGGGGACTGGTCGGCCGGGAATTTCAGGACTACATGACCCCGTTCGAAGAGTGGCCCGACGAGCTCAAGCAGTACTACCGGTATGACCCGGAGATGGCCGAGGAGCTGCTCGATGAGGCCGGCTATCCGCGCGGCGCCGACGGTACCAGGTTCTCGGCCATCTACATTCACTTCCCGCGGTTCGACGTGAGCTGGCCGGAATTGCAGGCGGCGTACTGGCGTGAGGTCGGCGTCGAAGTGATCATCGAGACACCGACCGATGCGGAACACTCGGCGAGAAGCGCCAGTGGAGATTTTCATCTGTCCATGACAGTTGCGGGGGTCAAGGCTGATCCGTTGTGGCAAATGAGCGCGTATCGGGGTGGCATTGGGGGGAACCGGGCTGGCGTCGACGACGCCCAATTCAACGAATGGTACGATGCCGCCTTCGCTTCCAACAGCCTGGACGAGGCGTATGAGCTGGTTAAGAAGATGGACTATCGCATCGTCGAGCAGCACTGGCAGCTCTGGGGGCCGTTGGCTCCGGCATTTACCGTGCACCAGCCGTGGGTGATCGGCTACAACGCCGAAGGCGGCTTCGGCGGCATGCAGAACATGGTCGTGTTCTCCCGCCTGTGGATCGACCAGGAGCTGAAGACGGAGATGGGCCATTAG
- a CDS encoding AAA family ATPase yields the protein MSTPPTHPRIPYGEADFRRIRRNRWLYVDKTRFLRRLEREDYVFLIRPRRFGKSLWISLLENYYDRFWADDFDGTFAGTDIGRKPTGEQSRYVTLRFNFSAVNDKLETLEREFETYCMIELRGTLRRHPDLFPEAAMRDILAPPSIATKLTELFRYAGDRDIPLYVLIDEYDNFANTVLAYHGAEAYHSFTHGGGFYRNFFATLKSGADRSGGGLERLFITGVSPITMDDVTSGFNIGKNISLHPDFNEMVGFTEAEVRRLVETYRDLGVFNQEVATAMGTMGQWYNGYRFARTADTDLYNSDMVLYYLDNSIPNREVPEYLIDTNVRIDYGKLRHLLVTGRQLNGNFDLLRDVIAEEQVDTRIQPGFPLKDLTKRENFLSLMHYFGLLSIRHVQGVLPRLAIPNQTVKRLMYGYLRDAYRDVEVFSVDLFRFEQLMLRMATEGEWRPVLEFLSEAIARQTGIRDYIAGEKVMAPRAGALGFLAAYLSVADYYVFRSEAELGKGHADIALEPLVARYPQLQRGYLIELKYLSRRGRLQRSERSQGGEPAGDAGVAAAVREATAQLERYLADERLARQFPGVRFIGLIVVFHGWDLVFCDAVQRDGTAAE from the coding sequence GTGAGCACGCCACCCACACACCCGCGCATTCCCTACGGCGAGGCCGACTTCAGGCGCATCCGCCGGAACCGGTGGCTGTACGTCGACAAGACCCGCTTCCTGCGGCGCCTGGAGCGGGAGGACTACGTCTTCCTGATCCGCCCGCGCCGGTTCGGCAAGTCGCTGTGGATCTCCCTGCTGGAGAACTACTACGACCGCTTCTGGGCGGACGACTTCGACGGCACCTTCGCCGGCACCGACATCGGGCGGAAGCCGACCGGGGAACAGAGCCGCTACGTCACCCTGCGCTTCAACTTCTCGGCGGTCAACGACAAGCTCGAAACCCTGGAGCGGGAGTTCGAGACCTACTGCATGATAGAGCTCCGCGGAACGCTGCGGCGCCATCCCGACCTGTTTCCGGAAGCGGCGATGAGGGACATCCTCGCGCCGCCCTCCATCGCCACCAAGCTCACCGAGTTGTTCCGGTACGCGGGCGACCGTGACATCCCGCTGTACGTACTGATCGACGAGTACGACAATTTCGCCAACACGGTGCTCGCGTACCACGGCGCGGAGGCGTACCACTCGTTCACCCATGGCGGCGGCTTCTACCGCAACTTCTTCGCCACCCTGAAGTCCGGCGCGGACCGCAGCGGCGGCGGTCTGGAGCGGTTGTTCATCACCGGCGTGTCACCGATCACCATGGACGACGTGACCAGCGGCTTCAACATCGGCAAGAACATCAGCCTGCACCCGGACTTCAACGAGATGGTCGGCTTCACCGAGGCGGAGGTGCGACGCCTGGTCGAGACCTACCGGGACCTGGGCGTGTTCAACCAGGAAGTCGCTACCGCCATGGGCACCATGGGCCAGTGGTACAATGGCTACCGATTCGCGAGGACGGCCGACACCGATCTCTACAACTCGGACATGGTGCTCTACTACTTGGACAACTCGATCCCGAACCGAGAGGTACCGGAATACCTGATCGACACCAACGTGCGCATCGACTACGGCAAGCTGCGCCACCTGCTGGTGACCGGGCGGCAGCTCAACGGCAACTTCGACCTGCTGCGCGACGTCATCGCCGAGGAGCAGGTGGATACTCGCATCCAGCCCGGCTTTCCGCTGAAGGATCTCACCAAGCGGGAGAACTTCCTGTCCCTGATGCACTACTTCGGGCTGCTGAGCATCCGCCACGTGCAGGGCGTGTTGCCGCGGCTGGCGATCCCGAACCAGACCGTGAAGCGGCTGATGTACGGCTACCTGCGCGACGCCTACCGCGACGTGGAGGTGTTTTCGGTCGACCTGTTCCGGTTCGAGCAGTTGATGCTTCGGATGGCGACCGAGGGCGAGTGGCGGCCCGTGTTGGAGTTTCTGAGCGAGGCGATCGCGCGGCAGACGGGAATCCGCGACTACATCGCCGGCGAGAAGGTAATGGCGCCCCGTGCCGGGGCGCTCGGCTTTCTGGCGGCCTACCTGAGCGTGGCCGACTACTACGTGTTCCGGTCGGAGGCGGAGCTGGGCAAGGGCCATGCGGACATCGCGCTGGAGCCGCTGGTGGCCCGCTACCCGCAACTGCAACGCGGCTACCTGATCGAGCTGAAGTACCTCAGTCGCCGTGGGCGACTTCAGCGCTCCGAGCGTTCTCAGGGCGGCGAGCCGGCGGGCGACGCCGGCGTGGCGGCGGCGGTCCGAGAGGCGACGGCGCAACTGGAGCGGTACCTGGCGGACGAACGGCTGGCGCGGCAGTTCCCGGGGGTGCGCTTCATCGGCCTGATCGTGGTGTTCCACGGCTGGGATCTGGTGTTCTGCGACGCCGTGCAGCGAGACGGAACTGCAGCGGAGTGA